A part of Citrifermentans bremense genomic DNA contains:
- a CDS encoding DUF11 domain-containing protein encodes MFLLLLMGEEALAAYRADLLVRLANEGDASYVGAGIFETTALIQSKSQASYSGYPAQFRVQVKNAGDQADSFILTGPAGGSGFTVSYRDQGGVERASELSAGGYRTESLAPGASAVLLVQVTLSQFTLGASYRVPVTAVSAGDAASLDQVKTETVACGLTAAVTVSAPPDGSGAPGSLVTYPYTVTNVGNAVNSFTLSLGEGCAWPATLYADDGAGGGIAGDGVRQPGEMNRCVSTGPLAPGASHRFFLAVVIPETGVDGARADARLAVAGEEASGSDQVTTTALAAVLSLVDGVRNLTKGGVFAANVDAVPGDLLQYRMAVTNSGSAPATTLRIETPVPVGLKLAPDSLLLSLASEGEAAPCPEAQCGLASATEGNIVALLGEGASDTVGGTLSPGKTLYLFFKAQVE; translated from the coding sequence TTGTTTTTACTGCTTCTCATGGGAGAAGAGGCCCTGGCGGCGTACCGGGCCGACCTCTTGGTGCGGCTTGCCAACGAGGGTGATGCCTCGTATGTCGGCGCAGGGATATTCGAGACGACAGCCCTGATTCAGTCCAAGTCACAGGCATCCTATTCCGGGTATCCCGCGCAATTCCGGGTCCAGGTGAAGAACGCCGGGGACCAGGCAGACAGCTTCATCTTGACCGGTCCCGCAGGCGGCAGCGGCTTCACCGTGAGCTACCGGGACCAGGGCGGGGTGGAGCGCGCCTCAGAGTTATCCGCGGGGGGGTATCGTACCGAAAGCCTCGCTCCAGGCGCTTCCGCCGTGCTGCTGGTGCAGGTGACCCTGAGCCAGTTCACCCTGGGGGCGAGCTACCGTGTCCCGGTCACCGCGGTCTCCGCCGGTGACGCGGCGTCGCTGGACCAGGTCAAGACCGAGACCGTCGCCTGCGGCCTTACCGCGGCGGTGACAGTTTCCGCGCCGCCGGACGGAAGCGGAGCGCCCGGTTCCCTGGTCACCTACCCCTACACCGTCACCAACGTCGGCAACGCAGTGAACAGCTTCACTCTTTCACTGGGCGAGGGCTGCGCCTGGCCCGCGACCCTCTACGCAGACGACGGGGCGGGAGGCGGGATCGCCGGTGACGGCGTGCGGCAGCCCGGAGAGATGAACCGCTGCGTTTCCACCGGCCCGCTCGCCCCCGGCGCCTCCCATCGCTTCTTCCTTGCCGTCGTCATCCCGGAAACAGGCGTCGACGGCGCGCGGGCCGACGCCCGGCTGGCCGTTGCCGGTGAAGAGGCCAGCGGCAGCGACCAGGTTACCACCACCGCGCTGGCCGCGGTCCTCTCGCTCGTCGATGGGGTACGCAACCTCACCAAGGGAGGGGTCTTCGCCGCGAACGTCGATGCGGTCCCCGGAGACCTGCTCCAGTACCGGATGGCGGTCACCAACAGCGGCTCGGCGCCGGCCACGACGCTGCGGATCGAAACCCCAGTCCCGGTCGGGCTCAAGCTGGCGCCCGATTCCCTGCTGCTATCCCTTGCATCCGAGGGGGAAGCGGCACCTTGCCCGGAGGCCCAATGCGGCCTGGCCTCGGCAACCGAAGGGAACATCGTCGCCCTTCTTGGCGAGGGGGCGAGCGACACGGTCGGCGGCACGCTCTCGCCTGGAAAAACCCTCTACCTCTTTTTCAAAGCTCAGGTCGAATGA
- a CDS encoding DUF4911 domain-containing protein translates to MGQPASKYTETGSRYYQLANRDMVYLKSILEAYEGLNTMSTIDGKRGIVRVSFPLCFAGDIEALMHEIAKEIVITEVTQEGEPCSKP, encoded by the coding sequence ATGGGACAGCCGGCATCGAAATATACGGAGACGGGAAGCCGCTACTACCAGTTGGCCAACCGCGACATGGTCTACCTGAAGTCGATACTTGAGGCTTACGAGGGGCTCAACACCATGAGCACCATCGACGGCAAGCGCGGCATCGTCCGCGTCAGCTTCCCGCTTTGCTTCGCCGGTGACATCGAGGCGCTGATGCATGAAATCGCCAAGGAAATCGTGATCACCGAGGTGACACAGGAGGGGGAGCCATGCTCGAAACCATAG
- a CDS encoding TldD/PmbA family protein — MLETIDAAAILRRALSAGGDFAEIYYEDGAYTSVMCEDGKVERVLSSADRGIGIRVISGFSTAYAYTNQLSQESLLGLAATVSRGVRGGLPYAEFNLCERRVAPGFPIGIAPGSIELAEKVALVNRADRAARGFDKRVRQVMAMYRDAQTKVQTVNSLGEFHEENSTATVFVVQVVAQQGKVTQTGYEPLGAARGFELFDQASPEELALKAAARGVMMLGARKAPSGPLPVVLSSEAGGTMVHEAIGHGLEADLVQAGTSVYRGRVGEKVASELVTVIDDATIPNARGSFAFDGEGTPAQRTVLVENGVLKGYMYDRLSAMKDGCASTGNGRRESYRTRPIVRMTNTLIAPGKSDPAEIVRSVDRGLFVKRMGGGQVNTVTGDFVFEVSEGFLIENGAVGEPVRGATLTGNGPEVLRKITMVGNDLGFGIGTCGKDGQGVPVSDAQPTLLISGITVGGAG, encoded by the coding sequence ATGCTCGAAACCATAGACGCCGCAGCCATACTGCGCCGCGCCCTCTCCGCCGGCGGCGACTTTGCCGAGATCTACTACGAGGACGGCGCCTATACCTCGGTCATGTGCGAGGACGGCAAGGTGGAAAGGGTCCTCTCCTCCGCCGACCGCGGCATCGGCATCAGGGTGATCTCGGGCTTTTCGACCGCCTACGCCTACACCAACCAATTGAGTCAGGAGTCACTGCTGGGCCTGGCGGCGACGGTGAGCCGCGGGGTACGCGGGGGGCTCCCCTACGCCGAGTTCAACCTCTGCGAGCGCAGGGTGGCACCGGGTTTCCCCATCGGCATCGCTCCCGGCAGCATAGAGCTGGCCGAGAAGGTCGCACTGGTGAACCGGGCCGACCGGGCGGCGCGCGGTTTCGACAAGAGGGTGCGCCAGGTCATGGCCATGTACCGCGACGCGCAGACGAAGGTCCAGACTGTGAACTCTTTGGGGGAATTCCACGAGGAGAACAGCACGGCGACCGTCTTCGTCGTACAGGTGGTGGCGCAGCAGGGCAAGGTGACCCAGACCGGCTACGAGCCGCTGGGCGCCGCGCGCGGCTTCGAGCTTTTCGACCAGGCATCCCCCGAGGAGCTGGCGCTCAAGGCAGCCGCGCGTGGGGTGATGATGCTGGGAGCCCGCAAAGCCCCCTCGGGGCCGCTGCCGGTCGTCCTCTCCAGCGAGGCGGGGGGGACCATGGTGCACGAGGCGATCGGACATGGACTTGAGGCGGACCTGGTGCAGGCTGGGACCTCGGTCTATCGCGGCAGGGTGGGCGAGAAGGTAGCCTCGGAACTGGTCACCGTGATTGACGACGCCACCATACCCAACGCGCGCGGCTCCTTCGCCTTCGACGGCGAAGGGACCCCGGCGCAAAGGACCGTACTGGTGGAAAACGGCGTCCTCAAGGGTTACATGTACGACCGGCTCTCGGCGATGAAGGACGGCTGCGCCTCCACCGGCAACGGCAGGCGCGAGTCGTACCGGACGCGCCCCATAGTCCGAATGACCAACACGCTGATCGCCCCCGGCAAAAGCGACCCCGCGGAAATCGTGAGAAGCGTGGACCGAGGCCTTTTCGTGAAGCGTATGGGAGGGGGCCAGGTGAACACGGTGACCGGGGACTTCGTCTTCGAGGTGTCGGAAGGGTTTTTGATCGAAAACGGCGCGGTGGGAGAGCCGGTCCGGGGGGCTACGCTCACCGGCAACGGCCCCGAGGTGCTCAGGAAGATAACCATGGTGGGAAACGACCTCGGTTTCGGGATCGGAACCTGCGGCAAGGACGGCCAGGGGGTCCCGGTCTCCGACGCGCAGCCGACCCTGCTCATCTCAGGGATCACGGTCGGCGGCGCAGGGTAA
- a CDS encoding class II 3-deoxy-7-phosphoheptulonate synthase, which translates to MPSQKWTKSSWRSFPALQQPVWPAGSALEETQKTLSQLPPLVFAGECQTLKAQLADAVEGRAFVLQCGDCAEDFSRCTGPDIRELLKVILQMSVVLAFAGEKRVIKIGRIAGQYAKPRSSDTEMVQGIELPSYRGDMVNSPEPTLEARTPDPRRMLEGYYRAAATLNLVRSFTLGGYASLERVQAWHRASLDALPAGQKYEDLVRQIWKTINFMTAIGLDPQHTPQLNQVTLYTSHEALLLDYEEALTRMDSTSGGWYDCSAHMLWIGDRTRQLEGAHVEFLRGVRNPLGLKVGPSYDIDTVKALAQRLNPDNEPGRLTLITRFGADKIDSYLPRLLREIKQEGFKVVWSCDPMHGNTYQNEYGQKSRKFEDVLREIKNFYQIHRAEGTVAGGVHLELTGDHVTECTGGSRQLLDKHLHLNYQTNCDPRLNAEQSVELAFELAEMLHPCK; encoded by the coding sequence ATGCCTAGCCAGAAATGGACGAAATCGAGCTGGCGCTCTTTTCCCGCCTTGCAGCAACCGGTGTGGCCTGCGGGCTCGGCGCTGGAGGAAACGCAGAAGACGCTGTCCCAGCTCCCGCCGCTGGTGTTCGCCGGCGAGTGCCAGACGCTGAAGGCCCAGCTCGCCGACGCGGTGGAAGGGCGCGCCTTCGTGCTGCAATGCGGCGACTGCGCCGAAGATTTCTCGCGCTGCACCGGCCCGGACATCAGAGAGCTTCTGAAGGTGATCCTGCAGATGTCGGTGGTGCTCGCCTTCGCCGGCGAGAAGCGGGTGATCAAGATAGGGAGGATCGCCGGACAGTACGCGAAGCCCCGCTCCTCGGACACGGAGATGGTGCAGGGGATCGAGCTTCCCAGCTACCGCGGGGACATGGTGAACAGCCCGGAGCCGACCCTTGAGGCGAGAACCCCGGACCCACGCCGGATGCTGGAGGGTTACTACCGGGCCGCCGCCACCCTCAACCTGGTCCGCTCCTTCACCCTCGGGGGCTACGCCTCGCTGGAGCGGGTGCAGGCCTGGCACCGCGCCTCGCTGGACGCCCTTCCGGCGGGGCAGAAGTACGAGGACCTGGTCCGGCAGATCTGGAAGACCATCAACTTCATGACCGCAATAGGGCTCGACCCGCAGCACACCCCGCAGCTGAACCAGGTGACGCTCTACACCTCCCACGAGGCCCTCTTGCTCGACTACGAGGAGGCGCTCACCCGGATGGATTCCACCAGCGGCGGGTGGTACGACTGCAGCGCGCACATGCTCTGGATCGGCGACCGGACGAGACAGCTGGAGGGGGCGCACGTCGAGTTTTTGCGCGGGGTGAGAAACCCGCTGGGGCTGAAGGTCGGCCCGAGCTACGACATCGACACGGTGAAGGCGCTGGCGCAGCGGCTGAACCCCGACAACGAGCCGGGGCGGCTCACCCTGATCACCCGCTTTGGCGCAGACAAGATCGATTCCTACCTCCCCAGGCTCTTGCGGGAGATCAAGCAGGAGGGATTCAAGGTGGTCTGGAGCTGCGATCCCATGCACGGCAACACCTACCAGAACGAGTACGGCCAGAAGTCGCGGAAATTCGAGGACGTCCTGCGCGAGATCAAGAACTTCTACCAGATACACAGGGCGGAGGGGACCGTCGCGGGGGGGGTGCACCTGGAGCTTACCGGCGACCACGTCACCGAATGCACCGGCGGGAGCCGCCAGCTTTTGGACAAGCACCTGCACCTGAACTACCAGACCAATTGCGACCCGCGCCTTAACGCCGAGCAGAGCGTGGAGCTCGCTTTCGAGCTCGCCGAGATGCTGCACCCGTGCAAGTGA
- a CDS encoding C13 family peptidase, translating to MLVFTVLESEEHLETGIEEGGGAEEKAREKTPGPCVAPPAASGNKGRLRSLLRDLKGGVRLALLLHSDLERLDPAPARLVLLVLADLALNFVCSFVLVGTGGYFSSASIPGFFFHLPLLLLLGLAAGRLLCRPGTASAVAASLIAASIPIELSHAILEGVAQLPHFQRLQDYLTAPHYYRFYWWWGAAALLFLFRIDPVRGMRRLRLPLLFALLVLPPLYSFQRGDLWASSAQESESGELRLTDEVLAAQAKLLDGELAALKPGRPGAIDLYFVGFAGDASQDVFLKELNYARRLFDRRFGTSGRSVLLANNPQSATSLPFASAGNLERTLVRVGEVMNRDEDLLFLYLSSHGSADHELAVNNPPLELKQLTPELLKRELALAGIKSKVIVVSACFSGGFVQPLQDDGTLVITAADATHESFGCGFGEDFTWFGEAFLEEALNNEFSFTAGFERARETIRKWEEERGETPSNPQIFVGKGIEPKLAHMEKVLKEGKIQKP from the coding sequence GTGCTAGTATTCACAGTCTTGGAAAGCGAAGAGCACCTGGAAACCGGGATCGAAGAGGGCGGGGGCGCCGAAGAAAAGGCTCGGGAAAAGACGCCCGGGCCGTGCGTCGCTCCCCCTGCGGCAAGCGGAAACAAGGGACGCCTCAGGAGTCTTTTGCGCGATCTCAAAGGGGGCGTGCGCCTCGCGCTTTTACTGCACTCCGACCTGGAGCGGCTTGACCCCGCTCCCGCGCGCCTCGTGCTCCTCGTTCTGGCCGACCTCGCGCTGAACTTCGTCTGTTCCTTCGTGCTGGTGGGGACCGGAGGGTACTTTTCCTCTGCCTCGATACCGGGCTTCTTCTTTCACCTGCCGCTACTGCTGCTGTTGGGCCTTGCCGCGGGAAGGCTCCTCTGCCGTCCCGGGACTGCTTCCGCCGTCGCCGCCTCCCTCATCGCGGCGAGCATCCCCATCGAGCTTTCTCATGCCATCCTGGAAGGGGTGGCACAACTCCCCCACTTCCAAAGGCTCCAGGATTACCTGACAGCCCCCCACTACTACCGCTTCTACTGGTGGTGGGGAGCCGCGGCACTCCTTTTCCTGTTCCGCATCGACCCTGTCCGGGGGATGCGCCGGCTCAGGCTTCCCCTGCTTTTCGCCTTGCTGGTGCTCCCTCCGCTTTATTCCTTCCAGCGGGGCGACCTCTGGGCCAGCTCCGCGCAGGAGAGCGAGAGTGGCGAGCTGCGCTTGACCGATGAGGTGCTTGCTGCGCAGGCAAAGCTTCTGGACGGGGAGCTGGCCGCGCTGAAGCCGGGGCGGCCCGGCGCCATCGACCTCTACTTCGTCGGTTTCGCGGGCGACGCCTCCCAGGACGTCTTCCTGAAGGAGCTCAACTACGCCAGGCGGCTTTTCGACCGGCGCTTCGGCACCTCCGGGAGGTCGGTGCTTCTGGCCAACAACCCGCAGAGCGCCACATCGCTTCCCTTCGCCAGCGCGGGGAACCTGGAGCGCACCCTGGTGCGGGTTGGCGAGGTGATGAACCGCGACGAGGACCTCCTGTTCCTTTACCTAAGCTCCCACGGCTCGGCGGACCACGAGCTCGCCGTGAACAACCCTCCTTTGGAGCTCAAGCAGCTGACGCCCGAGCTCTTGAAGCGCGAGCTGGCGCTAGCCGGGATCAAGTCGAAAGTGATCGTGGTCTCCGCCTGCTTCTCCGGCGGCTTTGTCCAGCCGCTGCAGGATGACGGAACCCTGGTGATCACGGCGGCGGACGCCACCCACGAGTCTTTCGGCTGCGGCTTCGGCGAGGACTTCACCTGGTTCGGCGAGGCGTTCCTGGAGGAGGCGCTGAACAACGAATTCTCTTTCACGGCGGGCTTCGAGCGTGCGCGGGAGACCATCAGGAAATGGGAGGAGGAGCGGGGCGAGACCCCGTCCAACCCGCAGATCTTTGTGGGGAAGGGGATCGAACCAAAGCTCGCACATATGGAGAAAGTTTTGAAGGAGGGGAAAATCCAGAAACCTTAA